GCAACCGCGATAGCCCCCGCCGCTCCCACGTCCCTCGGACGACGCGCGTTCTGGCTCGCCGCCGGAGTCGTCGTCGGGGCGGCCGCACTCCGCGGCTGGCGCCTCGCCTACGGGCTCGCGGACGGTCTGTACTTCCGGGACGAGATGATCTGGCTCTACCGCGTCGGGATGTTCTTCCCGCTCTCGCGGCGGTCCTTCAACACGCCCATCTGGTATTTCTACCCGACGCTGTACAGCACCGTCGCGGGGCTCTGCACGGCCGCAGGCGTCCAGCTCGGCATGATGGCACCGCCGGTGCGCGACGCTCCGTTCCTGGACGCGATCCTCGTCTCGCGCCTCGTCGGCGCGGCGGCGAGCCTCGGCACGCTCGGGCTCGTCGGATGGCTCGGCACGCGCGCCTTCGGACGCGCCACCGGGCTTCTCGCCATGGTCCTCTTCGCCGTCGTGCCGGTCGACGTCCTGCAGGTGCACTTCGCGTCCGTCGATCCGATGCTGACGCTCTGGATGATGGCGACGCTGGTGGCGTCGTACGGCGTCGCGCGCTCGGGATCCTGGGCGCGGGTGGTGCTCGCCGGCGTCGCGGCCGGGCTCGCGACCGCAACCAAGTTCACGGGCGCCGCGGGGCTCGCAGTCGTCGGCTGGGGCATCGCCGAGAGCGCGCTTCGCCACCGCGCCTGGGGACGCGCGGCGGGGCAGGTGCTCGTCGCCGTCGCGATCGCCGTGGCGACGGCCGTCGTCGCCTGCACCGCATGCGTCCTGCAGCGCGAGGGCTACCTCCGCGAGATGGCTCGCCTGCAGTCGCTCATCTCGCAGGGGGGCGGCCTCAACAGCAGCCTCACGACCACGCTCGGTTGGTACGGCCGCCCCTACCTGTACCAGCTCGTCGTCGGCCTGCCCTTCGCGCTCGGCGTCTCGCTCTGGGTCGTCGCCGCGGCCGGCGTCGGCGTCGCTGCGTTGCGCCGGACGCTCGCCGATCGCCTCCTCGCCGTCGCGATCGTTCCGTACTTCGCCATCGTCGGCGGATACGGCGCGATCTATCCGCGCTACCTGATGCCGCTCGTCCCGCCGCTGGTGCTGCTGGCCGCACGCGCGCTCGTCGGCACCGGCTCGTGGCCCCGGGTGCGCGCCGCGTTGGCGGCGGTCGTGGCCGTCCACACGCTCGTCTTCTCCGCCTCGCTGGTGGAGCGCTTCGCGTACGATCAGCAGGTCGACGTCGCACGCTGGGTGGCGGCGCGCGCCGCGACCACGGGAAGCTCGCCGCGCATCCGGATCCCGGAGCCCTGGGCCGGCTATTCGGGGCTCCTCGAGCCGCTCGCGCGCGAGCACCTGAAGGCGGAGCCCGCGGCATGGGGCCACTGGCTCGAGCAGTCGCCCGACGTCTTCCTCCTGCCGGAGTGGGCGGCGATCTACGTGCGCCGGACTCCCATGCCCGCCGCCGTCGCGGAGCTCGACGCGCTCGAGGCGGGCGTCGCGGGCTACGAGGAGGCGAAGCGCTGGGCGCCCTCCTGGTTCCTCCACGAGGAGCTGTACGGCTGGCTCGATCCCGGCCTGCGCTCCGAGTGGTACGGCCGCACCGGCGTGCGCGTCTACGTCCGCGCGCAATAGTCGGAGCCGGCATACATGAACGAGAGCATGCCGTGCGCTTGTCGCGCTCGGTGCGCGCGCGTAGCGACGCCGCCATGGAGGGACGGGCACGCGCGGTGGCGGCGATCGCCGCGGCGATCGTCGTCGCCGGCGGTCCCGCGAGCGCGCGGACGGTGCTCTGCTTCGGCGACTCCACCTCGTGGCGCTATCCCGCCCGCCTGCAGGCGCGGCGACCCGACCTTCGCGTGGTGAACGGGGCGCTCCCCGGCGATGTCTCGACCAGCGTGCCACGGCTGCGCATGTTGCTCGACCGCGATCGGCCGGACGACGTCGTCGTCATGATCGGCACGAACGACGTCGTGCGTCGCCCGGACGGCCGTGCGGTCGTGACCGACGACCCGGCCGTGACCTTCCGCAACGTCGTACGGCTCGCGCGCCTCGCCCGCCGCCGCGGCGCGCGCGTGATCGTGCTCACGCAGACGCCGGCCTCGTGCGTCTCGTGCGCCCCACGGCAGACGCACACGCGCGAGGTCGCGCACCGGCTGATCGCGTGGAGCCTCCGCCGTCCGCGCGGGATCGACGTCGCCGACCTCCGCGACGAATTCACGATCCACGCCTGGTCCACGCTGTCGGACGACGGGCTCCATCCGAACGCCGCGGGAGCGGATCTCATCGCAGCGTTCGTGGCGGATCGCCTTCCCGAGCGCGTCTACAGCGAGCACACCTCGACGACGGCGACCGTCCGGATCGCCAGATAGACCCCCGCCACGAGGACGGCGACGGTGATCGCCTTCACGAAATCGGCGTCCGTTCCCTTCGCATTCCGAATGCCGAGGGCGCGTACGACCGCCGGGACGATGACGGCGAGCGCCGCCAGCCGGGCGACGAGGAAGAGCGGCCAGACGAGGCGCGCGAAGCACGCGCTCAGGACCGTCGCCACGTCGAGCACCGCGAACGCGCACGCAGCGCGGACGAGATCCGCCTCGGCCCGCACGACCGCGCGTCGCCACACCCCGACGAGGCGCACTGCCTGCTCTGTGCCGTCCCGCCAGGCGTCGGCTTGGCGGCCGTTCACGACCGCACGAGCGCGTTCAAAAGCGGCCTTGGGGAGCTCGATTTTGCGTTGGCCACCGGGTCTCGCCATGTGCAGCGGCATACCAGAGCAAGCCGGGTGCCGGGCCACCCGACGCCCGTCCACACGACGCGGGGTCAGTTGAACTGCATGGTCATCCGCAGCGAGAGCATGTCGTGCTGGCGGAAGCTGCCGAGGCTTCCCGTCCACGAGCCGGCGATCATCGAGTACGTCACGTTGGCCAGGACGTTGTCGTTGATCCGATAGGTCAGCGTCGGCTGCAGGGCGTAGTAGCCGTTCACGTCGGCGATGAACGTGAACTGCGGCGTGATGCGGCCGTGCATGTAGTCGGTGCGGATGGTCGCCTGGAAGAGACCGTCGTACTGGTAGGCGTCGACGTAGTCGTGCGGGTCGACGTAGATGCAGAGCGCGTTCGTGCGCGACGCCTTGCCCTGACAGCCGGGAACGCCCGGGATCGGCCCGAGGCGCGTCTGCGGGTGGCCGGGCTTCGTATAGGCGTTGCGATAGTCCTTTCCCCCCTTCTCGGAGAGGTTGAAGGAGCTCGTGTACGACGTGATGAGCGTGAAGCTCGTCGACGAGTTCAGCGGACGGTAGAAGAAGTTCGCGTCGTAGCCGACGGCCCACCGAAAGAACCCCGCCTCAGCCGCGCGCCGGTGCGCGCCAGGATGAGGTTGCTCGGAACCTCGAAGATGAAATAGCCGATGAAGGACACGCCGGCGCCGAACCCATACACGGAGTCGCTGAAGCCGAGGGCGTCCTTCATCTGGAGCTGCGCGAAGCCGACGTTGATGCGGTCGAGGAACGCCGCGACGTAGAGGACGAACAGGAACGGCAGGAGCGTCGCGACACCTTCCGCACGGCCGAGCCCACGAGTTCCTCTTCCCGCGACGGCTGCACCTGCGATGCGCGGCATACGACGCCGAGAGCCGTCCGTCCAGGTTCGGCACGAGCCGCGACACTGCGAGTGCCCCCGGCGTGATTCGAACACGCGACCCCAGGATTAGGAATCCTGTGCTCTATCCACCTGAGCTACGAGGGCGATGAACGAGTCCGGTAGCTTAGAACGCCGACGAGCGCCAGCGATGCGCAAACGCGGTCGACACTCACGCCCGCGTTGTGACAGCCCGCGACGGCTGCTATCGCGCGAGCAACGAAGGAGGACCGCCATGGAGCAGGAAGCGATGCGTGAGCGTGCGACCGCCGTCCTCTCCGCGTGGAACAGCCACGACGTGGATCGGGTGATCGCCTGCTATACGGAAGACTGCGTCTACCGCGACCCCAACACGCGCGGCGCGATAACCGGTCGGGAGGCATTGCGCCGATACCTGACGCGGCTCTTCCGGGACTGGCGCATGCGTTGGTCGCTGCGCGAGTTCTTCCCGTTCCCGGACGCCGGTGGTGGAGCGTTCCTGTGGGATGCGACGCTGACACCGGCGACCGGCGGCCACACCGCCGAGATCAGCGGCATGGATCTCGTGTGTCTGCGCGGAGAACAGCTGTCCCGCAACGAGGTCTACTTCGACCGGGTGGCGCTGTTCGGCGAGGGGCCCAAGTAGTCGCGATCGCACGACGCTCGGACAGTTTCCGGAACGGACCACGCCGTCGCAGACGATTGACGCCGCCCGACTCGGCCGAGACGGCACCCTCCCCGCCCGGCGGGTATACGCAGCCACTGCTCCTGTGCTACAGGCGGATCTCCCCAGTACGACAATCTCCTCGACCGGACCGCGATCGGCAGCGGAGGTGGACCATGGATGGTTTCGTGGAGCCGCGCGTCCGACGGATCGTCGCCGACGTGCTTGGCGTCGACGCCGCCTTGCTGGAGGTCGGCGTGTCGCTGCGCGACGACCTGGCGCTCGACTCGCTCGACTTGGTCGAGCTGTCGAGCGCGATCGAAGAGGATCTGCAGGTCGTCATGCCACCCGAGCTCCCGTCGTGGGTCAGAACCTACGGCGACGTCGTCGAGCTGCTGACGCTCCTCATCCCGTCACGCGCGCCGAACGCGACCATCGTCTGCATACCGCCGCCCGGCAGCGCCGCGTCGCAGGTGACGCGTTGCGAGGCGCTCACGCCGTACGCCGTCGAGACCGTCGTGGACGAGGCGCAGCGCCTCGGACCTGGTACCGAGCTCGACGTCACGCTCGACAACGCCGACGACATCGCCCTTGCACGGGTCCGGTCCGCGCTCGGCTGCCTCGCCGCGCATGGGATCAGCGTCCACGTGCATCGCACGGGCGCTCGCCCGCATCCACACGCGGCCTGACCGCAACCGTTGCAGCGCGCGGAGCGCCCGCGTACACACCCGGTATGGACGAGCGAACCTCCTTCCGGACGTGCCCGCTCTGCGAAGCGACCTGCGGCCTCGCGATCACGACGCGCGGGCGCGAGGTGACCGGCATCCGCGGCGACGATGACGACGTCTTCTCCCGCGGCTACATCTGCCCGAAGGGTCCGGCGCTGGCGGCGCTCGACGCCGATCCCGATCGGCTGCGGCGACCGATGGTGCGCCGGGGCACCACCTGGCACGAGGTCGGGTGGGACGAAGCGTTCGCCGAGATCGATCGCCACCTGCCCGCCATCATCAAGGAGCATGGGCGCGACGCGGTCGGCGTGTACCTGGGCAACCCGTCCGTCCACAACCTGGCGCTGGCGCTCTACTCGCGCGCGCTCCTGCGCGTGCTCGGTTCGCGCAACGTCTATTCGGCGAGCACCGTCGACCAGATGCCGAAGCAGATCTCCGCCGGCTTCATGTTCGGCACGGCCCTCTCCATCCCGGTGCCGGACCTCGATCGCACGCAGTATCTCTTGATCCTCGGCGCCGATCCGATGGTCTCGAACGGAAGCCTCCTCACCGCCCCCGACATGCGCGGGCGCCTGCGCGGCATCCGCGAGCGCGGGGGCCGCATCGTGGTCGTCGATCCGCGGCGCAGCCGCACGGCCGCCGAAGCGAACGAGCATCACTTCATCCGCCCCGGCACCGACGCCCACTTCCTGTTTGCGCTCGTGCACACGATCCTCGCGGAGAAGCTCTCCGGCCCGGGGCGGCTGGCCGAGCATACGGCCGGCCTCCCCGACGTCGAGACGCTCGCGCGCGACTTCGCGCCCGAGGCGGTGGCACCGGTGTGCGGCATTCCGGCGGCGACCATCCGGCACATCGCGCGCGACCTGGCGCGCGCCGAGCGCGCCGCGGTGTACGGGCGCATCGGCACCTGCACGCAGGAGTTCGGCACGCTCGCCTCCTGGCTGGTCGACGTGCTGAACGTCCTCACCGGCAACCTCGATCGCGACGGCGGCGCCATGTTCACGAAGGCGGCCGTCGGCGCCCTCAACACGCGCGGTACCCCCGGACGCGGCAAGGGGCTGCGCACCGGGCGGCGGACGAGCCGCGTACGCGGCCTCCCCGAGGTGCTGGGAGAGTTTCCGGTCGCGACCCTCGCCGACGAGATCGAAACACCGGGCGAAGGACAGATCCGGGCCCTCATCACGATCGCCGGCAACCCGGCGCTCTCGAACCCGAACGGCGGCCGGCTCGCCGCGGCCCTCGCGAAGCTCGACTTCATGGTGAGCCTCGACATCTACCTGAACGAGACGTCGCGGCACGCGAACGTCATCCTCCCCGGCCTCTCGCCGCTCGAAACCTCGCACTACGACGTGGCGCTCTGGCAGCTCGCCGTGCGCAACGTCGCGAACTATTCGGCGCCGGTCTTCGCGCCGCCCGGCGACCGGCCGAACGAGTGGCAGACGCTGCTCCGCCTCGGCGCCATCGTCATGGGCAACGGACCCGACGCCGATTCCGCCGCGCTCGACGACTTCATCGCGCGCCAGCAGGTGGAGGACTCGGTCGGTGCGACGGGCTCCCCCATCGCCGGCCGCGAGCCCGACGAGATCCTCGCGGCCATGGCGCCGCGTCGAGGGCCCGAGCGCCTGCTCGACCTCATGCTGCGCACGGGGCCGTACGGCGACGCCTTCGGCGCCCGCGAGGGTCTCTCGATGGCCGCGCTCGAAGCGAGCCCGCACGGCATCGACCTGGGTCCGCTCGCGCCCCGCGTCCCGGAGGTCCTGCGCACGCCGTCGGGGAAGATCGAGCTCGCCCCTGCCGAGATCACGGGCGACGTCGCCCGCCTGCGCGCGACCCTCGATCGCCCTGCCCCGCAGATGGTCCTGGTCGGCCGGCGCGACCTGCGCTCGAACAACTCGTGGATGCACAACATCGACAACCTCGTGCGCGGGAAGTCGCGCTGTACCCTCCTCGTCCATCCCGACGACGCCGCACGCCTCGGCCTCACCGACGGCCGGCCGGCGCGCGTACGGTCGCGCGTGGGAACGGTCGACGTGCCGGTGGAGGTGACCGACGCGATCATGCCGGGCGTGGTCAGCATCCCCCATGGCTGGGGGCACGACGCGCCCGGCATCCGGATGCAGGTCGCGAGCGAGCACGCGGGGGTCAACACGAACCTCCTCGCCGACGAGCTGCTGATGGATCCGCTCTCGGGGAACTCCGTCCTGAACGGCATCCCCGTGACGGTCGAGCGCGCCGCATAGCGACACCGACCCAAGACTGCGTCTTGGGTCGGGAGAACCGAGAGTGTGGCGTCCGTGGCACGCACGATCGGCATGCCGCGGCCGGCGAAGCCGGCGCGGCAGAGCGAGGTACGCGCGAAGCGTTGAAGCACAACGACGCATTACCTCCTATCGGCACCAATTCTCTCGTGCGTGCTAGCGTTGCCGCGCCGGCTTCGCCGGCCGCGGCATACCGGTCGCGCGTCCCACCAACGCTGCACTCTCGCCCCCGACCCAAGACGTAGTCTTGGGTCGGCGTTCCTATCCCATGCGCGGCAGTGCGAGCGTGAAGCGGCCCTCGGCCACCACGCGATCGCCGACCCGCGCCCGGCCGCGAAACAGCGTGGCCGCGGAGAAGTGGCGCATGATCTCGACGTCCAGGTAGAGCTCGTCGCCCACCTTCACGTCGCCGGAGGTCTGGAAGTCGTCGACCGCGGCGAGGTAGCCGAGCTCCGGGCCGCCCGTCGATTGGGCGCCGATGAGGGCGCCCGCCGCCTGGGCGAGCGCCTCGAGCAGGAAGGCGGCGGGCAGCGTGTCGTCGGGTGCGATGCAGGGATCGCTCGCGCTGACGAGCTTCAAGAACGTCCCCCGCCGTTCTTCCACCTCGATCACGCGGTCGACCAGCAGAAAGGGATGGGCGTGGGGCAGCTTCGGGAACGGGTTCGGGAGATCGCTCACGCGGAGCTCCTTACAACCCGAACCGGGCGACAGATGCCACCCCGCCCGATTGCGCTGACGGCGGCCACGCCGATCCGCCCGGCACGCGCCGCACCGGCGACGACGTCGAGCCCCTCGCGCGCCGGGGGCCGGATGCCGGCGGTGGGCGGAATCCGCTGCGTGTGGATCGCGAGCACGGCGGCGGCGACGCCGAGCGCGCCGGCCGCGCCGAAGTCGCCGATGGCGCCGCGGGGCGCCGTGACGGCGACGCGCCGGCCTGCGGTCGCCCGTGCGATCGCCACTGCTTCGACCGCGTCCAGCGCCGGCAGCCCGCTCGCGCCAGCAACGACGAGATCGGCGTCGGCGACCAGCGGCCGGAGCCGCCGCGCGATCGCGTCGGCATCGCGCGGGTGACCATGCACGGACGAGGGAACCGCGAAGCCAGGATGGGGCACGATCTCCGCATACACGCGCGCCCCTCGGGCGCGTGCTCGATCGCGCGGCTCGAGCACGAGCATGGCGGCGCCTTCGCCGAGCGCCCGGCCGTCGCTCGCCCGATCGAGCGGGCGCGGCACGTCGCGCGTGAGCCCGCCCGACTCCCCGAGCACG
The window above is part of the Candidatus Eisenbacteria bacterium genome. Proteins encoded here:
- a CDS encoding 3-hydroxyacyl-[acyl-carrier-protein] dehydratase FabZ, with translation MSDLPNPFPKLPHAHPFLLVDRVIEVEERRGTFLKLVSASDPCIAPDDTLPAAFLLEALAQAAGALIGAQSTGGPELGYLAAVDDFQTSGDVKVGDELYLDVEIMRHFSAATLFRGRARVGDRVVAEGRFTLALPRMG
- a CDS encoding phospholipid carrier-dependent glycosyltransferase; this translates as MIWLYRVGMFFPLSRRSFNTPIWYFYPTLYSTVAGLCTAAGVQLGMMAPPVRDAPFLDAILVSRLVGAAASLGTLGLVGWLGTRAFGRATGLLAMVLFAVVPVDVLQVHFASVDPMLTLWMMATLVASYGVARSGSWARVVLAGVAAGLATATKFTGAAGLAVVGWGIAESALRHRAWGRAAGQVLVAVAIAVATAVVACTACVLQREGYLREMARLQSLISQGGGLNSSLTTTLGWYGRPYLYQLVVGLPFALGVSLWVVAAAGVGVAALRRTLADRLLAVAIVPYFAIVGGYGAIYPRYLMPLVPPLVLLAARALVGTGSWPRVRAALAAVVAVHTLVFSASLVERFAYDQQVDVARWVAARAATTGSSPRIRIPEPWAGYSGLLEPLAREHLKAEPAAWGHWLEQSPDVFLLPEWAAIYVRRTPMPAAVAELDALEAGVAGYEEAKRWAPSWFLHEELYGWLDPGLRSEWYGRTGVRVYVRAQ
- a CDS encoding molybdopterin oxidoreductase family protein gives rise to the protein MDERTSFRTCPLCEATCGLAITTRGREVTGIRGDDDDVFSRGYICPKGPALAALDADPDRLRRPMVRRGTTWHEVGWDEAFAEIDRHLPAIIKEHGRDAVGVYLGNPSVHNLALALYSRALLRVLGSRNVYSASTVDQMPKQISAGFMFGTALSIPVPDLDRTQYLLILGADPMVSNGSLLTAPDMRGRLRGIRERGGRIVVVDPRRSRTAAEANEHHFIRPGTDAHFLFALVHTILAEKLSGPGRLAEHTAGLPDVETLARDFAPEAVAPVCGIPAATIRHIARDLARAERAAVYGRIGTCTQEFGTLASWLVDVLNVLTGNLDRDGGAMFTKAAVGALNTRGTPGRGKGLRTGRRTSRVRGLPEVLGEFPVATLADEIETPGEGQIRALITIAGNPALSNPNGGRLAAALAKLDFMVSLDIYLNETSRHANVILPGLSPLETSHYDVALWQLAVRNVANYSAPVFAPPGDRPNEWQTLLRLGAIVMGNGPDADSAALDDFIARQQVEDSVGATGSPIAGREPDEILAAMAPRRGPERLLDLMLRTGPYGDAFGAREGLSMAALEASPHGIDLGPLAPRVPEVLRTPSGKIELAPAEITGDVARLRATLDRPAPQMVLVGRRDLRSNNSWMHNIDNLVRGKSRCTLLVHPDDAARLGLTDGRPARVRSRVGTVDVPVEVTDAIMPGVVSIPHGWGHDAPGIRMQVASEHAGVNTNLLADELLMDPLSGNSVLNGIPVTVERAA
- a CDS encoding nuclear transport factor 2 family protein, which translates into the protein MEQEAMRERATAVLSAWNSHDVDRVIACYTEDCVYRDPNTRGAITGREALRRYLTRLFRDWRMRWSLREFFPFPDAGGGAFLWDATLTPATGGHTAEISGMDLVCLRGEQLSRNEVYFDRVALFGEGPK
- a CDS encoding phosphopantetheine-binding protein, with protein sequence MDGFVEPRVRRIVADVLGVDAALLEVGVSLRDDLALDSLDLVELSSAIEEDLQVVMPPELPSWVRTYGDVVELLTLLIPSRAPNATIVCIPPPGSAASQVTRCEALTPYAVETVVDEAQRLGPGTELDVTLDNADDIALARVRSALGCLAAHGISVHVHRTGARPHPHAA
- a CDS encoding SGNH/GDSL hydrolase family protein, with the translated sequence MRLSRSVRARSDAAMEGRARAVAAIAAAIVVAGGPASARTVLCFGDSTSWRYPARLQARRPDLRVVNGALPGDVSTSVPRLRMLLDRDRPDDVVVMIGTNDVVRRPDGRAVVTDDPAVTFRNVVRLARLARRRGARVIVLTQTPASCVSCAPRQTHTREVAHRLIAWSLRRPRGIDVADLRDEFTIHAWSTLSDDGLHPNAAGADLIAAFVADRLPERVYSEHTSTTATVRIAR
- a CDS encoding beta-ketoacyl synthase N-terminal-like domain-containing protein → MTPVAVTGIGVLSAFGIGVGPFWEGLLSGRSGLTPGGPEGALAGIVEGLELRDFVRTPGGRRIDHASLMALAASRLALADAGIDDAPLDPAHTGLAIGSSLGNLRETPPFLDRVFEKGAGNPLVFPNMVMNAPLSYVSIELGVTGPTAMVTEVEVSGESAIAWGARTVADGAADVCVAGAVDEIADVLFAVLGESGGLTRDVPRPLDRASDGRALGEGAAMLVLEPRDRARARGARVYAEIVPHPGFAVPSSVHGHPRDADAIARRLRPLVADADLVVAGASGLPALDAVEAVAIARATAGRRVAVTAPRGAIGDFGAAGALGVAAAVLAIHTQRIPPTAGIRPPAREGLDVVAGAARAGRIGVAAVSAIGRGGICRPVRVVRSSA